Genomic segment of Bifidobacterium lemurum:
GGGGCGTACCAGCCGGAGATCTGCAGGTCATGGGCCATGTCGCCGATGACCTCGCCGAACTGGCGGGCCAGATCCCTGTTCCAGGAGCAGGCGAGTACGATGTTCGAGGGCAGGCCGATGGAGCTGGCGCCGGTGAAGTTGTCCTTCAGGGCGGCGGGGCCGTCGGCGTCGGAGAGACGGATCTTGCCGATGGAGTCGATGGCCGCGTTCTGGTAGCCGGCGTTGGCGATGATCTCGTCCATCTCGTCGAAGTCGAGCTGGTCGAGCAGCAGGTCCCACTGCTCGTCGTCGTAGTCGACGCCGCGCAGGTCGGCCAGACGCAGGCCGTTGTCCGCGTTCATGGTGGGCATCTCGTCGTCCGGATCGTCGAATTCGGTCGGATCGTAGTTGCCGGTGTTGTAGAACGTGGCCTTGTCCTCGTCGGACATGCTGTAGTCGGTCGGAGCGGCGGTGGCCTCGGCGTAGTTCGCGAAGCCGTCGGCGCGGCTCAGGTAGTTCAGGCCGCCGTTCGCGTCGTCGAACACGTTGGTCGCCACGACCTCGTCGCCGTTGTGGGTGTTGTCCTCGGTGTCGTAGGTGATGGTCTCGGCCACGTTGACGGTCTGCTCGTCGATCACCGTGTGGGAGTCCGAATTGATGGACACCACATAGTCGCCGGCCTCAAGCACGTACGCCTCGGCGTTCTCGTAGTCGTAGGAGGCCATGTCGTCGTCCTCGAACTCGATCGAGATGGTCTGGGATTCGCCCGGGGCGAGCTCGTCGGTTTTGGCGAATTCGACGAGGTTGGCGCTGGCCTTTTCGATGCCGCCGTTGGTGTAGGGCGGGTTGTAGTAGACCTCGACCACGTCCTTGCCGGCGGTGTCGCCCGTGTTGGTCACGGTCACGTCGAAGCTCACGATGCCGTCCGCATAGGTCACGTCACCCATCTCCTGGGAGAAGGTGGTGTAGCTCAGACCGTAACCGAACGGATACTGCACGGCCTCGTCGTAGTTGACCAATCCCTCGTCGTCCGCGGTCTCCCAGAAGCGGTAGCCCACGTAGATGCCCTCCACGTAGTTCACGAAGTGCGGATAGCGCACGCCTCGGGCGGATTCGACCTCGAATTCCTCGACGTTGTCGTAGGCGAAATCGCCGAAGTTGTTCCAGCTCGGAGCGGTGGTCAGATCGGTCAGGAAGGTGTCGGAGGTCTTGCCGGAAGGATTCACGGCGCCGGAGAGCACCTCGCCGAGGGCGGCGAAGCCGGCCTGACCGGGATGCGGCGCCCACAGCACGGACTTGATCTGCGGATAGTCGTTCAGGAAGTCCATTTCGAAGGCGTTCGCGCCGTTGTACACGAGCACCACGTTCTCGAAGCGCTCGGTGACCAGGTCGATCATGTCGCGCTCGGAGCGGCTGAGCTCAAGATAGTGCTGGCCGTCCTCGAAGTCGGCGTAGTCCTCGGAATTGTTGTCGTAGTTCACGCCCTCCACGGTGCCGGCGACGCTGGCGATGTCGCCCATGTTGGTCGGCAGGTCGAGTCCTTCGCCGCCGACGCGTCCGATGACGATCATGGCGGTGTCGGAGAACTCCTCGGCGTTGGCGAGCAGATCGTCGCCATAGGTGCTGGCGGGCGGCTCGGGCAGCGTCCAGTCGGCGGAGGTGACGGTGATGGAGCCGCGCTCGGAACGGTAGTCGGTGTAGAAGTCGGTCAGTTCGTCGTTGGTGGTGAAGCCGGCGTCGTTGAGGCCGTCGAGCAGCGAGACGGTGTCGTACGCGTCGGACAGTGCGCCGGAGCCGGTGCCGCCGTAGATCGGATTGGTGGACGCCCAACCGAACACGTTGATGTTGCCGGCATCGCTCAGCGGCAGCAGATCGTCGTTGTTCTGCAGCAGCGTGATGCCTTCGCGTTCGATGTCGACCGCAAGCTCGTTGGCCGCGTCGATGTTCTCCTGGCTCAGATCGTATCGGGTGGCGGTGGCCATGGTGATCATGCTGTTGAGCGGGCCCATCAGCATCATGGCGACGGAGACGATGGCCGCGACCGCGGCGACGACCCAGGTGGTCGAATGGGTGAGTTTGCGCACGGCGGTGTTCTCGACGGTGCGCTTGTTGACCGCGACGGTGACGACGATCGCCAGCACCAATGCCACGGCGATCGCGATCAGCTGGGTCTGGATGGATTGGATGACCGCGATGACGTCATCCATATTGATTTCCAGCATGGTTTCTCTCCTGTGTGGGACTACTTGTTTCTCTACCGCTCGCAAGGCTTCGCTGCCGTTGTGTTGGGGAACGTGTGCACGCCGTTATGCGAGTGGTTCCATTGTCTGCAAACCTCTCTGCGCAAACCAATGCGCAGTCGGAATCACCCACTATGCCTCGCATGCATACTGTTGTGCTGGCCATGGCTGAAAACCCAGTCGTTTCAAGGCTTTGTCGGTCTTATGTTTTGTGGTCCCAGAGTCAATGCGACGATGATGCGGCCGCATAACCTGTCGATTCCGACGCATAACCTGTCGCTTCCGTTTCGTGTGATGCTTGCGTCTCGCTGCGCCTTATCTTCATCATCATGTGGAGATCTGTGCCTCGTCGCCCTCCGCTCAGCATGACGAATAACCATTATCTTCGTCATGCTGAGCGGAGTGCGCAGCCCGGGGTCGAAGGATCTCTCCATGCTCACAAGACATGAAGAAGACAACGACGCATGCATTGGTTTTCCATTTCCCCGCTTTCTAGGATGCGTGGTGAAACCCACGATTTGGAGAGCAACCATGTCCACCACCATCATCGAAACCTCCGCCGCGGCCCCATCGGCCGCGCGCTCCGCATCCCACATCCCCGTGTTCGTGGCGTCGGCCGCGTTCTTTCTAAGCGGTCTCGACGTACTGATCGTCAACCTCGCGCTGCCCACCATCAGCCAGGAGCTGGGAGGCGGCGTCTCCGCCCAACAGTGGGTGGTCGACGGCTACACGCTGCCGTTCGCCGCGCTGCTGCTCACCGCCGGCGGCCTCGCGGACCGGTTCGGCGCCAAACGCATGTTCGGCATCGGCTGCGCGCTGTTTCTGGCCAGCTCCATCATCTGCACCTTCGCCATATCCATGCCCATGCTCATCGCCGGCCGGTGCCTGATGGGCGTGGGGGCCGCGATGTTCCTGCCCTCATCGATGAGCGTGATCCGCGAGAACTACCCCGACCCCAAGGAGCAGGCCGTGGCGATGGGCTATTGGGGATTGGGCGGCGCCGTGGCCGGCGTCACCGGACCGATTCTCGGCGGACTGCTCACCCCGATCCACTGGAGCCTGGTGTTCGGCATCAACATTCCCGTATGCGTGCTGATTCTGGCGCTGCTCCCCCGCCTGTCCGCATCCCGACGCAAGGAGACGCCGTTCGACTGGCCGGGGCAGATTCTCGCGCTGCTCGCCTTGGGCGGTGTGGTCGGCGGTCTGATCGAAGGCGGCGAGCTGGGTTTCACCTCGCCGGCCGTCATCGGATTGCTGGTGTTCGGCCTCGCCGCGCTGGCGGCGTTTCTGCTCGTCGAGCGGCGCGCCGCCCATCCGATGATGCCGTTGCGTCTGCTCAGGTCGTATGATATGCGCGTCTCGCTGGCGATCGGACTGGCGTTCATGATCTCCTGGTATGGCACCGTGTTCCTGTGCACCAACCTGCTGCAGAACGAATACGGGTTGTCTCCGCTGGTCTGCGGGCTTATTTTCGTGCCTTCGGCGGTATGCGGCGCCATCGGCAATCTCTCCGCCCCAAGGGTCGCCAACATGTTCGGCACCAGGGTTCCGGTATTGGCGGGACTCGCCGCGATGATTCTGGGATTGGCCGCGATGGCGGCGCTCGGCACGCATCTCGGGGCCGCACTGGTCGCCGTCTTCAGCGGCGTCGTCGGCCTCGGCTGCTCGTTCGTCACGCCTCCGGTCTCCGCTTTGGTGCTCAGATGCGTGGAACCGCACGAATCCGGCATCGCCGGCGCGATGTTCAACACCAGCCGCCAGATCGGCAGCACGCTCGGCATCGCCGTCTTCGGCTCGCTCGTCGCCTCGCTGCCCACCTTCGACGCCGCTATGCGCGTCAGCTTCCTCACCGCCGCGGTGATGCTCGTGCTCGTGCTCGCCGCATCGACCCGACTCGACCGCTGAACCAAACACAACGCGGTCGGCGCATGCACACGCATGGCGGCCGCGTTCCAGCTTCGGATGGACATCGGCTGTGAGGGAACCCGA
This window contains:
- a CDS encoding glycoside hydrolase family 3 protein, with product MLEINMDDVIAVIQSIQTQLIAIAVALVLAIVVTVAVNKRTVENTAVRKLTHSTTWVVAAVAAIVSVAMMLMGPLNSMITMATATRYDLSQENIDAANELAVDIEREGITLLQNNDDLLPLSDAGNINVFGWASTNPIYGGTGSGALSDAYDTVSLLDGLNDAGFTTNDELTDFYTDYRSERGSITVTSADWTLPEPPASTYGDDLLANAEEFSDTAMIVIGRVGGEGLDLPTNMGDIASVAGTVEGVNYDNNSEDYADFEDGQHYLELSRSERDMIDLVTERFENVVLVYNGANAFEMDFLNDYPQIKSVLWAPHPGQAGFAALGEVLSGAVNPSGKTSDTFLTDLTTAPSWNNFGDFAYDNVEEFEVESARGVRYPHFVNYVEGIYVGYRFWETADDEGLVNYDEAVQYPFGYGLSYTTFSQEMGDVTYADGIVSFDVTVTNTGDTAGKDVVEVYYNPPYTNGGIEKASANLVEFAKTDELAPGESQTISIEFEDDDMASYDYENAEAYVLEAGDYVVSINSDSHTVIDEQTVNVAETITYDTEDNTHNGDEVVATNVFDDANGGLNYLSRADGFANYAEATAAPTDYSMSDEDKATFYNTGNYDPTEFDDPDDEMPTMNADNGLRLADLRGVDYDDEQWDLLLDQLDFDEMDEIIANAGYQNAAIDSIGKIRLSDADGPAALKDNFTGASSIGLPSNIVLACSWNRDLARQFGEVIGDMAHDLQISGWYAPSVNLHRSAFGGRNFEYFSEDPVLTGDLAAEQMLGAADRGVYSFTKHFALNEQETQRNGQLCTWANEQSIRELYLKPFETIVKADGDAQAMMGSFNYIGNTYSSAHTGLNNTVLRGEWGFRGFVETDYFSGTNYAYQTGDQAIRGGTDAMLATTETTNHITDESATSVIAMRQATKNILYTAVNSYRYENGEPESSTPMWQIATYTTIAVLGVLFVGLEALAVKRYLTRTKEAKTDIK
- a CDS encoding MFS transporter; the protein is MSTTIIETSAAAPSAARSASHIPVFVASAAFFLSGLDVLIVNLALPTISQELGGGVSAQQWVVDGYTLPFAALLLTAGGLADRFGAKRMFGIGCALFLASSIICTFAISMPMLIAGRCLMGVGAAMFLPSSMSVIRENYPDPKEQAVAMGYWGLGGAVAGVTGPILGGLLTPIHWSLVFGINIPVCVLILALLPRLSASRRKETPFDWPGQILALLALGGVVGGLIEGGELGFTSPAVIGLLVFGLAALAAFLLVERRAAHPMMPLRLLRSYDMRVSLAIGLAFMISWYGTVFLCTNLLQNEYGLSPLVCGLIFVPSAVCGAIGNLSAPRVANMFGTRVPVLAGLAAMILGLAAMAALGTHLGAALVAVFSGVVGLGCSFVTPPVSALVLRCVEPHESGIAGAMFNTSRQIGSTLGIAVFGSLVASLPTFDAAMRVSFLTAAVMLVLVLAASTRLDR